The Cervus elaphus chromosome 22, mCerEla1.1, whole genome shotgun sequence genome has a window encoding:
- the LOC122680273 gene encoding olfactory receptor 6C3-like, with product MKNHTRPTEFILLGLSDDPELQIVTFLFLIITYILSVTGNLTIIILTLVDSHLQTPMYFFLRNFSMLEISFTTVCIPRFLGTIITRDKTISYNDCTAQLFFFIFLGITEFYLLTAMSYDRYVAICKPLHYATIMNNRVCVLLVFCAWLAGFLNIFPPVILFLQLDYCGSNIIDHFACDYFPLLQLSCSDTWLLEVIGFYSAIVILLFTLALIILSYMFIIKTILRLPSASQRKKAFSTCSSHMIVISISYGSCIFMYANPSAKEKASLNKGVAIMNTSVPPMMNPFIYSLRNQQVKQAFKETIQKVIFFSSKCK from the coding sequence ATGAAAAACCACACAAGACCCACAGAATTCATTCTTCTGGGGCTATCAGATGATCCAGAGCTTCAGATtgtgacttttctctttttaatcatCACATATATATTAAGTGTCACTGGAAATTTGACCATCATCATTCTCACCTTGGTGGACTCCCATCTACAGACACCTATGTATTTTTTCCTCAGGAACTTCTCTATGTTAGAAATTTCCTTTACAACGGTCTGTATTCCTAGATTTCTGGGCACAATTATCACCAGGGACAAAACAATTTCATACAATGATTGTACAGCTCAGttgtttttcttcatcttcttggGTATCACTGAATTTTATCTTCTAACTGCCATGTCCTATGATCGCTATGTCGCTATCTGCAAACCCCTGCATTACGCAACCATCATGAACAACAGAGTCTGTGTATTGCTTGTCTTTTGTGCTTGGCTGGCAGGGTTCTTAAACATCTTCCCACCTGTTATTCTTTTCCTCCAGTTAGATTACTGTGGTTCTAATATCATTGATCACTTTGCTTGTGACTATTTCCCCCTCTTGCAACTATCCTGCTCAGACACATGGCTCCTTGAAGTGATTGGTTTCTACTCTGCAATAGTAATTCTGCTTTTTACTTTGGCATTAATAATTCTATCCTACATGTTCATCATCAAGACAATTCTGAGACTGCCTTCTGCCAGTCAGAGAAAAAAGGCATTTTCTACATGCTCCTCTCACATGATTGTCATTTCCATCTCTTATGGAAGCTGTATATTCATGTATGCTAACCCTTCAGCAAAAGAAAAGGCATCCTTGAACAAAGGAGTTGCTATTATGAATACTTCTGTTCCTCCTATGATGAATCCATTCATATATTCACTGAGGAACCAGCAAGTGAAGCAAGCTTTCAAGGAGACCATCCAAAAGGTCATCTTCTTCTCCAGTAAATGCAAGTGA